The Halocalculus aciditolerans genome includes a window with the following:
- a CDS encoding HAD family hydrolase: protein MLASFDLFGTLVDAARPANPAAAVADELAARGVRVPDAWNEAYREPHVPLEPGREISLFDHVLAALDSRGVAASRDRVAAAVTAAFDGDIDTRAGALDAVEAAAARGPVGVLSNCSVPGLATRALDASALDSDRFDAVVVSVDCGWRKPDPRAFAAVADALGGSVADLVHVGDDPATDGGVTAAGGTFLSLDDTPLRRVPERVEALSC from the coding sequence ATGCTCGCCTCGTTCGACCTCTTCGGCACGCTCGTCGACGCCGCCCGCCCCGCCAACCCGGCCGCCGCCGTCGCCGACGAACTCGCCGCGCGCGGCGTCCGCGTGCCCGACGCGTGGAACGAGGCCTACCGCGAACCCCACGTCCCGCTCGAACCGGGACGGGAAATCTCACTCTTCGACCACGTCCTCGCCGCGCTCGACAGTCGCGGCGTCGCCGCGTCGCGCGACCGCGTCGCTGCGGCCGTCACCGCCGCGTTCGACGGCGACATCGACACTCGGGCGGGCGCGCTCGACGCCGTCGAAGCCGCCGCCGCCCGCGGCCCGGTCGGCGTGCTCTCGAACTGTAGCGTCCCCGGCCTCGCGACGCGCGCCCTCGACGCGTCCGCGCTCGACAGCGACCGCTTCGACGCCGTCGTCGTCAGCGTCGACTGCGGATGGCGGAAACCCGACCCGCGGGCGTTCGCGGCCGTCGCGGACGCCCTCGGCGGCTCCGTCGCCGACCTCGTGCACGTCGGCGACGACCCCGCCACCGACGGCGGCGTCACCGCCGCCGGCGGCACTTTCCTCTCCCTCGACGACACCCCGCTCCGACGCGTCCCCGAGCGAGTGGAGGCGCTGTCGTGTTGA